A section of the Phaseolus vulgaris cultivar G19833 chromosome 8, P. vulgaris v2.0, whole genome shotgun sequence genome encodes:
- the LOC137825782 gene encoding uncharacterized protein codes for MKTLRSVHVSSETNQTQAPTSSFSMQILDSSVQSLVKSWKRRERWLLLFNTSSQQGSDSRASWRTHLANFLDSTWIHVFTVLLLIVDLIITTLELSSSLVSCERHISSVAEECFHWIGIGILIILLAKTMALLVGLGSSFFQHVGYVIDAVVVIGAIFLEAFVVRKGGGLLVVVSLWRFIRMVESVFELSDEAIEAQIAGIICQFEALKEENIRLLEAIYEKDKMIEMLEEDLDKCRDESPYLKSKRS; via the coding sequence ATGAAAACCTTGAGATCTGTCCATGTTTCCTCAGAAACCAACCAAACACAAGCCCCCACCAGTTCATTTTCCATGCAAATATTAGATTCATCAGTCCAAAGTTTAGTAAAATCATGgaagagaagggaaagatgGCTGCTTCTATTCAACACATCTAGCCAACAAGGTTCGGATAGTAGAGCATCATGGCGCACCCATTTGGCCAATTTCCTTGATTCAACATGGATTCACGTGTTCACAGTCTTATTGCTTATTGTAGACCTCATCATCACAACCCTTGAGCTATCGTCATCTCTAGTTTCATGTGAGAGACACATAAGCAGCGTAGCAGAAGAATGTTTCCATTGGATTGGAATTGGCATTCTGATTATTCTTCTAGCCAAGACAATGGCTCTACTAGTGGGGTTAGGCTCTTCATTTTTCCAGCATGTGGGGTATGTCATTGATGCAGTTGTAGTCATAGGGGCTATATTTTTGGAAGCCTTTGTGGTGAGAAAAGGGGGTGGTTTGTTGGTTGTAGTGAGTTTGTGGCGTTTCATTAGAATGGTGGAGAGTGTCTTTGAGTTGAGTGATGAGGCCATTGAAGCTCAAATTGCAGGAATAATTTGCCAGTTTGAAGCTctcaaagaagaaaatattagGCTCTTAGAAGCAATATACGAGAAGGACAAGATGATAGAAATGTTGGAGGAAGATTTAGATAAATGTAGGGATGAAAGCCCTTACCTAAAGTCAAAAAGATCATGA